In Phaseolus vulgaris cultivar G19833 chromosome 10, P. vulgaris v2.0, whole genome shotgun sequence, a single genomic region encodes these proteins:
- the LOC137818060 gene encoding agamous-like MADS-box protein AGL29: protein MAPSSKANNGTTPNSRKGKIEMKEDEQRKRRCVTFSKRKLGLFNKLTELSLLCKAELALIITSQNGKVYSCGYPNTDAVLHRYITGGPSQHCSGTSEKEKEKEKFLEKQRLEYESVQDKLKEKQKQLKEMKGAEKNSSCFPPWWNLSTEDMGLEDLEQFKTSLENLKVNLITTLQEKKLQNLHREAKRVELRQRELNLDVLVDYESNVFEILIHDIIRSTLAGFTS, encoded by the exons ATGGCTCCTTCTTCTAAAGCAAACAATGGAACAACACCAAACTCGAGAAAGGGAAAGATTGAAatgaaagaagatgaacagagaAAGAGGCGATGCGTCACCTTTTCCAAACGCAAGTTGGGGCTTTTCAACAAACTCACAGAACTTTCTCTTCTATGCAAAGCGGAACTCGCTTTGATCATCACCTCCCAAAACGGCAAAGTCTATTCCTGTGGCTACCCCAACACCGACGCCGTCCTCCACCGCTACATCACCGGAGGGCCGTCTCAGCATTGCAGCGGCACAAGCgagaaggagaaggagaaggagaagTTTCTTGAAAAGCAGCGGCTGGAATACGAGAGTGTGCAGGATAAGTTGAAGGAAAAACAGAAACAGTTGAAAGAGATGAAAGGGGCAGAAAAGAACAGTTCTTGCTTTCCTCCTTGGTGGAATCTCTCCACTGAGGATATGggtttggaggatcttgaacaGTTCAAGACCTCTTTGGAAAATTTGAAGGTTAACCTCATCACAACGTTGCAAGAGAAGAAGTTGCAGAACCTGCAT AGAGAAGCAAAGAGAGTTGAACTCAG ACAAAGAGAGTTGAATTTGGATGTTCTTGT GGACTACGAGTCTAATGTTTTTGAGATTTTAATACATGACATAATAAGGTCCACTCTTGCAGGTTTCACTTCCTAG